Genomic segment of Myxococcales bacterium:
TGATCGATCTATCTCGCGGGCTGCTCGGTCGGCACGAGGTGTCGGCTCTGCTCGGTCTGACCGGCCCGCGCAAGCTCGCCTTCGAACGGCATGGTGTGCTGATCGAAGATGGTGGGACCGCGTCGGACGAGCGACTCGCGGAGGTCGCACGTTTCCTGGACATCGCACCGCGTGCGGCTTCGGGGCTCAGCTTGTGGTTGGTGAACAAGGCGCCGGCTCGCGGACTCGTGGCTCGCGAGGCGCACGCCAGCGCGCGGGTCACCCTGGGCAAGACCGCCGGCGCACCCACGACACGCGTGCTGTGGGCGGACGACGTCGAACCCTCCCGCCCGGATCGCGAGCTGGACGAGGTGGCCTTTTCCGCGGCCTATTTCAGCACTCGTGCCGCATTCAAGGAACACCCGGAGCTCTTGAAGGTCGCCGAGCGGCTGGCGGAACAGTCTGCACGCGTCGGTGCGAGCGCGCTCTTGTCGAACGATCTGCCGGCGTCGTTTCTGCCGTTCCCGGGCGCAAGCGCCGGGGCGATGCGTCTGTCGCCCGAGCTCTACGCAGTCTACGCACTGCGCCTGTTGATGCTCGACGCGCCGCGGGCAATGGAGCTTGCTCTTGCGCGCACGATCGCCGGACGTTCGGAGCCGATGGCGGCGTTCGTGCTGGCCGCCAGTGTCCTCGCGGCGACGGGTGGCAGCGCCGACGAGGTGGCCGTGGGTCGCACCGAGGCCAACGGCAACGTGGTGGCTGACAAACTCACGAACGTGAAGGTGAACCGCGGGCTCGTTTCCGCGTTCGAGCTCGACGGCAGGAAGGTGGAGCTCGGCGTCGACGCGGACGGGCAGCTCGAGAAGGTCCAGGTTGACGGCGCGGCCCCTCGGCTGTCGAAGCTCGCCCGGGTGCGGCTCGTGCCTGCCACGGGTGAGTCCTGGTCCGTCGGCTCGGAGCGCTGGGAGAAGCTGGGTGGCGCGCCCCAGGGTCTGGCGGTCGATGACGGACGCTTCGTGCTCGGTGCCGCAGCTGCGAGCGACGGTTTCGACGCGGTCGCGACCGGTGAGAGTCGGAGTGATCAGACGGTGCACGCGAACATCGTGATCAAGAAGCGGGGCGGCGGGCTCCTGGTGCGCGGCCAGTCGGGCCAGAAGAGCTACGACGCGGTGGCGCTGTTGATCTCCGCGGAGCCGACCCCGAAGGCGACGTTGATCCTGGTCGACGGAAACGCAAAAGCCACCGAGCTTGCGCCGGGAGTGGAGCTCCCCGCCGCTGGGCCCGAGGGTTACCTCGCGGTCCTGTCGGTGAGGGGCAAGAAGGTCAGCGCCAGCGTCGACGGCAAGAAGCTCGAAGCGACCCTCGAGCGCGGAGTTGGGACGGGACGCACGGGCGTGATGGTCATGGCGGCCGGCCTGGTCGAGGTCGACGGGTTCGGTCCCGGCGCGCCGAAGCCCAAGAAGAAGGCTCCGAAGGACAAGCCGGCTCCCAAACCCAAGGGCCAAGGCAAGGCCGCGACGAAAGACGCGGGCAAGGCCGCCCCAGCACCGAAGAAGCAGCCATGACTGAGCGCCAGAAGATCCGCATCCTGGTCGCAAAACCCGGGCTCGATGGGCACGATCGAGGCGCCAAGGTGGTGGCTCGGGCGCTCCGCGACGCGGGTTTCGAGGTCGTCTACACGGGCCTCCATCAGACCCCGGAGATGATCGCCAGCGCTGCCGTACAGGAGGACGTCGACGCAGTCGGCCTGTCCATCATGAGCGGCGCCCACAACACGCTGTTCCCCGCGGTCATCGACGCGCTGAAACAACGCGGGGCCACGGACGTGTGTGTGTTCGGCGGGGGCATCGTGCCCGACGACGACCTCCCGCGGCTCGAATCCGCCGGGGTGAAGCGGGTCTTCAAGCCTGGGACGCCGCTGGCCGAGATCGTCGATTGGGTGGCGGGGAACGTCGTCTCCCGCGCGGGCTGACGAGGCCCTACTCAGGCGCGCAGTTGATCGCCCAGCGGGCTTCGACGCACTGCGCCGACAGGCAGAGGGGTCCGGACCGCGGTAATGGCGCGAGCCGCCAGCGTGGTGTGCGGCCGGGTTCGGGCTGCTGCCGGGGGCGGCGACAAGCGGAACGTACCGACGAAGATCGCGAGGGCGACCAGACTGGGGATCAGGGCGAACAGCAGGGTCATTCTTTTTGCTCTCGAGCTCCGGTATCTGCAGCGGTCGTGCCTGCCCCCATCGAGGCGGCAACCCTAGGAAAGCCCCTGGGTTTTGAGAACCACAAAGTTGTCCCCGAGCCGCGCGGGCGTGGTTGCTTGTCCACAGGGCAGGCCGCCCGGGCGAGCGGCCTGCGCGGATACGACGGACTGAACATGCGGCTATGTAGGGAATTGGAGCCACTTAGGTGCGCGGAATCCTTGGGATTCTTCTTGGCCGACTTGTTGACACGCGGAGGCGCGCCCTCTAGGTTCGCCCCAAGTCAGTGGGAAAAAGTGGGGCGAAGTGTTGGCTTCGCCCGTGGAGTGGCAACGCAGGGTCGGCATGTTTCGAGGACAGTTCAGCCACACGAT
This window contains:
- a CDS encoding cobalamin B12-binding domain-containing protein; translated protein: MTERQKIRILVAKPGLDGHDRGAKVVARALRDAGFEVVYTGLHQTPEMIASAAVQEDVDAVGLSIMSGAHNTLFPAVIDALKQRGATDVCVFGGGIVPDDDLPRLESAGVKRVFKPGTPLAEIVDWVAGNVVSRAG